The following coding sequences lie in one Zingiber officinale cultivar Zhangliang chromosome 2B, Zo_v1.1, whole genome shotgun sequence genomic window:
- the LOC122045083 gene encoding protein EARLY RESPONSIVE TO DEHYDRATION 15-like, with amino-acid sequence MSTMAVSRGVVGRSSLNPNAPLFVPMLFQQVEDFSPEWWELVQTTPWFRDHWFHQYQEQEMFDGEDSFDFGLTELPEVLDIDLDGAGFSEHVEMDKTISGATKKHDKHLLPKEFETDTLKALMLNLSSKSPKNGARPLLVLDKHREKPVQCVSPKFGPRRIIHQPR; translated from the exons ATGAGTACTATGGCTGTGTCTCGTGGAGTGGTAGGAAGGTCGTCGTTGAATCCGAATGCCCCACTCTTTGTTCCGATGCTGTTTCAGCAGGTTGAAGATTTCTCCCCCGAATGGTGGGAGTTGGTGCAGACGACTCCATGGTTCCGTGATCACTGGTTCCATCAGTACCAGGAGCAAGAGATGTTTGACGGCGAGGACTCATTCGACTTTGGGTTGACTGAACTTCCTGAGGTGCTCGATATAGATTTGGATGGAGCCGGTTTCAGTGAACATGTTGAGATGGACAAGACTATTTCTGGAGCTACGAAGAAGCACGATAAGCACCTGTTACCCAAAG AGTTTGAGACTGATACCTTGAAGGCATTAATGTTGAACCTGAGCTCTAAATCTCCGAAAAACGGTGCAAGGCCTCTGTTGGTTCTGGACAAGCACCGCGAAAAGCCGGTGCAGTGCGTGAGCCCAAAGTTTGGCCCTCGCCGCATCATTCACCAGCCTCGCTGA